The DNA sequence TGGGGGTTGCACTTGGAACTGTTTTATTACCAAGCCTTAGCAAAGCAAATGCCGCTCAAGATACTGCGCAGGCTGGAGAGTTGTTGATTTGGGGATTGCGCCTCACCTTTTTACTGGCAGCGCCCTGCGCGATCGCCTTATTTCTGTTTGGTACCCCAATCTCAGCGGTTTTGTACCACTACGGGCAATTTAATGCCATGGATGTGGAAATGACCCGGCAAGCACTGGCTGCCTATGGTGTAGGTCTGATTGGTCTCATTTTGGTCAAGATCTTAGCCCCAGGGTTTTACTCACGTCAGGATATCCGTACCCCCGTCAAAATTGCATTGGTGGTCTTAGTCTTTACACAGCTCGCCAATATCGGGCTCGTGCCACTGTTTGCCCATGCTGGCCTTGCTCTATCCGTTGGTCTTGGGGCGTGTTTAAACGCAGCCCTGTTGTGGCTAGGGCTACGTCGACGTGGGGCCCTTCCAAGCGCGGTTGGCTGGTTCAAATATTTCGGTCAACTGCTTGTTGGACTATTGCCACTGAGCATGGTGCTTTTTTATGGTGCACAGGCACACGATTGGCTCGCTTTACAAGTCAACCCCTTGATTCGCATTGGTCTTCTTGGTCTTTGGTTGGGTGCAGCAGCAATCATTTACTTTGCCAGCCTGTGGATCGTCGGTTTACGCTGGCAAAATTTTCTGCGTCATGCAAAATAGGAAATATGCCAACTCAACAACTTGACTACTTTGCCACCTTGGTTGCTGAGGACGAGCATTTTCCCCTCACGGAGGCATGCATTGCAGTAGCCCAACATGCATTTCCTGATTTAGATGTCCAACATACCCTCGATGAGATTGATCAGCTAGGCGATCGACTCAAAAAACGAATCTCCGCCGATGCTTCTGCGGTGCAGCGACTCCAACAGCTCAAACATTTCTTTTATACCGAACTTGGATTTGGGCCCAATCCCAATGATTTTTATGCCCCCGAGAACTCTTATCTGCATCATGTTTTACAAAGTCGTCGGGGCATTCCAATTTCATTGGCGATCTTAATGATGGAGCTTGGCAATCAGATTGGATTAAAAATCCGTGGGGTGTCCTTTCCCAATCACTTTATGCTGCGCGTTTCCTTACCCCAAGGCGAGATCATTATGGATCCGCTGACTGGTGCATCCCTATCGAAGCACGAACTTCAAGAGATGCTCGATCCGTATTTGGAGGCAAAGGGTTATGTTGGCGAGTTACAACTCCCACTGAACGTATTTTTGCGAGTCTCCAGCTGCCGCGAGATCATCTCGCGTTTCTTGCGCAACCTCAAACTCATTTATACCGAACATGAGCGTTGGGAGCGCTTGTTGGGGGTTCAACAGCGACTTGTGATCCTCTTGCCTGATGCCGTGGAAGAGATTCGGGATCGCGGCCTAATCTATGCGCAATTGGAGTATCTGCGCCCTGCCATCGACGATATGCAGCAATACCTCACCGAAGTTCCTAACGCTTCAGATGCCGATGAAATCCGGGAGCATATTGCCACGCTTGAGCATCAAGTGCGTCAACATTAATTTCAACAGAGCGGATGTCGGCCAAGGTTTTATCGATTGTGGGCCCTACCGGGGTCGGCAAAAGCAATTTAGCGCTTGAGTTAGCCAGGCAATGCCGCCAACAGCATCTGAATATCGAGATCATCAGCATGGACTCCGCCCTAGTTTATCGTGGGATGGATATCGGGACAGCAAAGCCCACTGCTGCTGAACAAGCTGAGGTTACGCATCATCTGATTGATATTCGTGATCCGAGCGAGAGTTATTCAGCGGCTCATTTTGCTAGCGATGCAAAACAATTAATTGAAGAGATTCAGGCGCGGGGACATATTCCACTCATTGTGGGGGGAACCATGCTGTACTGGCGAGCCTGGGTCTATGGGTTCTCCAAATTACCCCCTGCTGATCCACAAACCCGCAAGCAACTCGATGATGAAGCTGCCGTGTTGGGTTGGCCTGGTATGCATGCCAAACTTGCTCAAATTGACCCAGTTACTGCAAGTCGACTACAGCCTAACGATAGCCAACGAATTCAGCGAGCGCTCGAGGTCTATGCATTAACGGGCCAACCCATATCTCAGTTGTTTGAAGAGTCACCAAGCGCTACTGGGCGTGATTCAGAGCTCTCCGAGCATGCCGTTGAAGTGATTTCTTTAGAACCGAGTAACCGTCAATCTCTGCATACACGTCTTGAAGAACGTTTTGATCAAATGCTTGAAAATAATTTCATGGACGAGGTGCGCTCTTTATTTGAGCGCGGCGACTTGCATACTAATTTGCCGGCGATTCGCTCGGTGGGCTATCGCCAGGTGTGGGAATACTTAGAGGGCAAGGTAGATTACTCGACGATGAAACAAAAAGCATACGCTGCCACACGACAGCTCAGTAAACGTCAGATGACTTGGCTAAGAGCGATGCAGCGGCATACGTTTGACCCATTGAACCCAGCAGAACTTCAAGCCGCAAAATCAATGGCGATGGTCACCCTCCAAAGATCCTTTAAATAAGAATCGTTTGTGGCGCTCCCTCTGGACGCTGAGCAATATCACCTAACAACCAAGCATTTAGGCCTTGCTGTTCAATACTAGCAATCACAGCTTTTGCTTCTTGCTGTTCAACGACAACCACCATCCCAATGCCGCAATTGAAGACACGCACCATCTCCGCATCAGCAACGCCGCCTTTCATTTGCAACCAACGAAACAGCGGTGGCAGGCTCCATGAATCACGACGCAGCACTGCTTGGGTATTCTCTGGTAACACCCGTGGGATGTTATCCACTAAACCGCCACCCGTAATATGCGCCAATCCCTTCAAGGGATGTTGCGACATCACATTTAAAAGTTGCTTAACGTAGATTTGAGTGGGTGCCATAACTAATTCTTGCAAGGTCTTACCCTCAATGGTCTCACTGGGTTTTGCGCCAGCTCGCTCAATAATCTTCCGAATTAAGGAATAGCCATTTGAATGCGCACCACTAGATGCAATTCCAATAATTGCGTCACCCGGCCGAATACTGGAGCCATCAATAATTTTCGATTTCTCAACCACACCAACCGCAAAGCCTGCCAAATCGTATTCACCCGGCGGATACATGCCTGGCATCTCAGCAGTTTCACCCCCAATTAAGGCGCAGCCAGCCAACTCACACCCCTTGGCAATTCCGGCGATTACGGTCGCTGCTGTATCGACCGATAACTTACCGCATGCAAAGTAATCGAGAAAGAAAAGAGATTCGGCGCCTTGGACCAAAATGTCATTAACGCTCATCGCCACTAAATCCTGGCCAATCGTCTCATGGGCATTCCACTCAAAAGCGAGCTTTAATTTGGTGCCAACCCCATCGGTACCGGATACCAAAATGGGTTCTTTGTAGCGTTTGGGTACCTCAAATAAAGCCCCAAATCCTCCAATTCCCGCCAAAACACCATCGCGCATGGTCTTTCTTGCCAGTGGCTTAATACGATCAACTAGAGCGTCCCCAGCGTCAATGTCGACACCCGCGTCACGGTAAGACAAGCCTGGGCTTTTTGATGGATTAGTCATAAATGGGTCTTCAAAAAAGGGTAAATCCTGCAGATCAGTCATTTACATCGTTAGAATCTCTGAATTCTAGAGTATGAAGGCCCATGGCTGAAATTTTTACCCCTTTTCTATTTGCATTTATTTTGGCTTACATTCTGAGGCCCTTGGTTCTGCGTCTTCAAAATCTAGGACTTGGTAAAACCCTTGCCAGCAGCATCGGCATGCTTTTTGGGCTTGGCGTTTTTCTCATCATCCTGTTACTGCTGATTAATCTACTGCGCTATGAAATTCCTCTCATTAAGGCTCAGCTACCCATTTGGCTTCAAAGTCTGCAAACGTGGCTGGGGCCTAAATTACTCAGCCTGAATATTGAGATCGATTGGCTCGCTTTGCGAGATGCGATTACGCAAAAATTGACTGCTCATTTTTCTGCAAACGCCAACCAAATATTAAGTACGAGTTTTGAAACCATCTTAGCCTCTGGTAGCTCCGTACTTGGCGGCCTCGTCAATATTGTCTTGATTCTCTTCGTTCTTTTTTATCTGCTGATTGATTGGAAACACTTCTTTGAATTACTCAAGCAACTGCTTCCAATTCGCTATCAAGACACTGCGGTCAGGTTAGCACTAGAAACCGACTTATTGCTATCGCAATACCTGCGGGGGCAAATGCTGGTGATTTTGATCATGGCGGTTTTCTATAGCGCCGGATTGAGTTTGACAGGTATGCATGGAGCACTCGGTCTAGGCGTATTTACCGCCTTGGTGATTGTGATTCCTTATATTGGAATTGCGCTGGGTCTGATTCTGGCGATCCTATCGGTCATTTTGCAATTTGGGCTTGGACCTGAACTCGTGATTGTGCTGGTCGTATTTGGGATTGGCCAAGTGCTCGAAGGATTTTTCCTAACCCCCCGTTTAGTAGGCGAACGAATTGGGCTTCACCCAGTGGCGGTTTTATTTGCTTTACTAATCTTCGCTAAATTATTTGGATTTTTTGGAGTGTTACTTGCCCTACCAGCTAGCGCGGTTGTGTTGGTATTGATCCGCTTTGCATGGTCGCAATACGCCCAAAGTACCTGGTATCAAAAGTAATGGCCCCATCCGCACTGCCCCGTCAATTTGCGCTCGATATCAATCAAGCCCCTAAACCCTCATTGCACAATTTTTTACCGAATGGTAATGAGGCACTGATTGACGCACTCAACCAGTCCATCGCTCGTTGGAACTCTCCTGCTAAGACCGCTTCCCACTCGATTGAGGGACGCTGGTTTTATTGGTGGGGAAGCGCTGGCGCCGGATGCTCTCATCTTCTTAGCGCTATCGCAAACCAAGCGCAAACGCTTGGGATGGGATCGATTCGCCTGCTACCCAACGATCCGAGTACCTGGGTCGATGCCGAGCAAAAACTCTCTGCAGCGGTAAACCCTGCACCGATCATCATGACCGTTGATGATGTGGATCAGCTGGATACGCATCAACAAGCCAGCCTTTTTCGCTTACTCAATTTAGTACATGCCTCACCACACTCGTTTGTGTATCTATCTGGGCATGTGCCCCCTGCACAATTGACATTACGAGAAGACTTGCGTACCCGTCTTGGCTGGGGGCTGATCTTTGAAGTTCATCCGCTGTCTGATTCAGAGAAGATCGAGGCGCTATCTCGCGCTGCAAAAGAGCGGGGTTTGATCTTATCCAACGAAGTTTTGCCTTGGTTGATTCATCATTTCTATCGAGATATGCCAAGTTTGATGGCATTACTCGATGCACTCGATGCCTATTCTTTGGAGACCAAGCGCGCGATTACCCTACCCTTGGTTCGTGAACTCTTACAAATTTCTGGACACACCCCATGACTCGCTTAGCTCTGTTTGATTTAGATCACACCCTCTTACCGTTTGACAGCGATTACGAATGGGGGCAATTTCTGGTGCGCTTAGGCGTTGTTGATGGGGAGCAATATGCCAAAGCCAACGATCAGTTTTACGCCGATTACAAAATAGGTAAGCTTGATATTGATGCATTCTTACGTTTTGCCCTAAAACCCTTGGCTGACAACCCGCGTACGCAATTAGAGGGCTGGCATCGTGCATTTATGCAAGAGAAGATCGATGGACGTCTTCATCCACAAGCGATGAGGCTTGTCCAACAACATTTAGATGCGGGGGATTTGTGTTGTGTGGTGACCGCTACCAATAGTTTTGTCACTCGCCCGATTGTGAACGCCTTTGGAATTGAACATCTAGTTGCTACTGAACCGGCCACGGAGAATAATCAACCAGGAGCAAATTTCACAGGCGGTATTGTGGGAGTTCCGAGCTTTAAGGAAGGAAAAATTACTCGAGTTAATGATTGGTTAGCCGGTTTGGGATTACGCTTGGAATCCATCGAGCAAAGCTTCTTTTACTCCGACTCCATGAATGATTTGCCACTATTAGAAAAAGTAACCAATCCAGTGGCCACCAATCCAGATGCCCGCTTGCGTGCAGAAGCCGAGAAGCGAAATTGGCCGATCTTAGAACTATTTCATTAAATTAATTCTGGCGCATCCTCATGATCACTAAATTCATCGATCGGTTATTGCGTCGAGGCCCTCGCCCCAAGTCAGATCAATCTGGGGCCACCCTAGTAGCCCATAAGGTTTCTAAGAAAACCCATCGGATCGACCCTGCCTTACTTTCAAAAAATGCGGTCAAGGTGACACACACCCTGCAACAAGGGGGTTATAAGGCCTATATTGTGGGCGGGGCAGTTCGCGATCTGGTTTTGGGGATCGCCCCTAAGGATTTTGATGTAGCAACCAATGCCACTCCTGAACAGGTCCAAAAATTATTTAGACGCTCACGCTTGATTGGTCGCCGCTTTCAGATTGTGCATGTCACTTTTTTTGGTAAAGAGCGTCCGGAAATTATCGAGGTTTCTACCTTTCGGGCGGTGTTAGAAAGCGTGGGCGAGCACATAGCCGAGAGCGGTCGTATTCTGCGTGACAACGTTTGGGGTACACATGCCGAAGATGCCGCCCGCCGTGACTTTACGATCAATGCAATGTATTACGACCCCAGCTCAGAAACAGTGCTCGATTATCACGGTGGCATGGAGGATATACGCTCTAAAACGATTCGTATGATTGGCAACCCGACAAAGCGCTACCGCGAAGATCCCGTTCGTATGTTACGAGCGATTCGCTTTGCTGCTAAGACAGGTTTTCAGATTGAGCCTAAGACACTCGCACCGATTCATGAGCTTGGCCAATTAATCCATGACGTTCCAAGCGCTCGCCTATTCGATGAGATTTTGAAGTTACTCATGTCAGGGCATGCTTGGGCTGGAATCCAGGCATTACGTGATGCGAACTTGCATCATGGGCTTTTGCCATTTATGAATCGTGTCCTTGAAGATGCGCAAGCAGCTCAATTTATTGAACAGGCGCTGCGCAATACCGATGAACGAATTCAAATGGGTAAATCGGTTTCCCCGGGCTTTCTATTTGCAGCCCTACTTTGGCCCGATTTAGAGAAGGAGTGGCAAGTACTTCGAAATACTGGAATGCCAGCGTTAGCAGCACTTCATGCTGCAATTGATACGGTTGTCTCCCCCGCACATACCGGCATCACCATTCAGCGCCGCCATGAGGGTGATATGCGGGATATCTGGACGATGCAACCGCGTTTTGAAAAACGAGTGGGGCGCTACCCCGAGCGACTGCTAGAGGTTCCGCGCTTTCGGGCTGGCTACGACTTCATGCTCCTACGCGGCCAAACAGGGTATTGCAAACCCGGTCTTGGGCAATGGTGGACAGACTTTTATCATGCGGATTTACCCGAACGTGAAGCCTTGCTGGCAAGTGCCAAGCTAGAAGATTTAGCTTCCGGCAAAACCCCATCAAACCCAAATAGAAACAGGCGCCGCAGGTCAAAAAAGCCCAAGCCAAACCCTGATGCCCATGCCGATTCTGGGTCAAATGACGCCAAGCAAAGTTAATTGATTTTCAGTAAAGTAAGCGCATATTCTTAGTAGGAAACTCATGGCGCAGGCCTTTATTGGATTTGGTGGCAACATTGGCGATGCTCGGCAGAGCATCACCGATGCAATCGTCTGCCTTGCTCAGCATGTTCAAATTCATATTGTTAACAAAAGTTGCTTTTATCAAAGCGCGCCTGTAAACGCCGTAGGCGGTGATTACATCAATGCAGTTGTCGAAATTGATACTGAACTCAATCCCTATGGACTTTTGTATGTTTGCCAATCGATCGAGCATCAGTTTGGTCGCGAACGCCCTTACGCCAATGCACCCCGTACCCTTGATCTTGATATTCTGTTTTATGAAGGTATCGAGCAAAATCATTCGGAGCTCACCATTCCGCATCCACGCATTGCCGAACGCTCATTTGTGATTCTTCCTTTACTTGAAATCTGCCCTGATTTTTTCTTGCCCAATTATGGTCCTCTAAAAAATCTTTTGCCGAACATTGCGCATCAACGCATCACCCGAATTACTTGCAAACACTGCGATTGCGACCAACAGCTGCATTAGGCTTAAAATTGGTTTATGAGTTATTTACAAGGCGATAAGCCAATTACGATCACGAAGTTATTCGCCATGCATGCTGATGGCGAGAAAATTGCGGTTCTAACCGCATACGACTCGACCATGAGCGCCCTTCTCAATCGCTGTGGAATTGAAGTGATTTTGATTGGGGACTCCCTTGGCAATGTAATCCAAGGTCACAGCAGTACCACTCCAGTCACCGTTGAGGAAATGGCCTATCACACGGAATGCGTTGCCCGGGCTAATCAGCATGCATTCTTAATTGCCGATCTACCTTTTGCGAGCTATGGAGACCCTGTGCAAGCATTGGAATCGGCTGCCGAGCTGATGCGCGCAGGTGCCGACATGGTGAAACTTGAAGGAGGCAGTTGGCAGGTCGATATTATTCAATTTTTAGTCGAGCGCAGTGTTCCGGTTTGTGCTCACTTGGGGCTTTTACCTCAGTCCGTGCACTTACTAGGGGGTTATAAAGTCCAAGGCAAGTCAAAAGATGCTAGTGCTCTGATGTTTGAACAGGCGCATGCCTGCCAAGCCGCAGGCGCTCAAATGCTTGTCTTGGAGGCGATCCCATCAGCGCTCGGAGAAAAAATTACCCAATCACTTCATATTCCCACGATTGGGATTGGAGCGGGGCCAAATTGCTCCGGACAAGTTTTGGTACTGCCAGATTTACTCGGAATTAGCCCTGGCAAAGCGCCGAAGTTTGTGAAAGACTTCATGGCTGGCAACAGCTCGATTGAGGCAGCGATTAAAGCCTATGTTCGTGAAGTTAAGTCCGGAAAATTTCCTGGACCCGAGCACTGCTTTGCCTCTTAGTTAAAAAAGCTCTTCATTCGCTCAAACCAACCCTCTTGTTGAGGACTGTGTTTTTTACCACCACTTCGAAGCGACTCATCGAATTGAGACAGCAATGCTTTTTGTTCCTCCGATAATTTCACCGGGGTCTCAAGCAAGACATGCACATACAAATCACCCAATAGGGAAGAACGCAACTGCTTAATTCCTTTGCCGCGCAATCGGAAGGTTTTGCCCGTTTGCGTTCCCTCGGGAATCGTTAGCTCAACCCTGCCACCAAGCGTTGGAACTTCAATATCACCACCCAAGGTGGCGGTCGCAAATGAAACGGGCATTTGAATATGCAAATCGCTGCCATCGCGCTCAAATACGGGGTGCTCCTTGACATGTACTTCGACGTAGAGATCACCCGAGGGTCCCCCGTTGATACCTGGCTCGCCATTTCCAACGGAGCGCACCCGCATACCATCATCGATACCGGCTGGGATCTTAATTTCAAGTGTCTTTTGCTCCTTGATCTTGCCACTGCCATGGCAGGTCTTACAGGGCTTCGGTATGTATTGACCGGTGCCACGACACTTGGGGCAGGTTTGTTGCATTGAGAAAAAACCTTGAGCAATCCGGACTTGGCCGCGGCCATCACAAGTGGGGCATTCCTCAATCTTTGAGCCTGGCTCTGCACCAGAACCACTACAGGTTTTGCAATTACTCCAACTAGGCACCCGAATCTGAGTGGTGTAGCCCTCAGCAGCTTGCTCGAGAGTAATCTCCATGTTGTAGCGCAGGTCGGCGCCCTTATAAACCTGAGGGCCAGAACCTCTTCCTTGACCAAAGATATCGCCAAAGATATCGCCAAAGGCGTCAGCAAAACCACCCGCGGCCCCTCCAAACCCACCCATACTAGGGTCAACGCCAGCATGGCCGTATTGATCATACGCATTACGCTTTTGGGGGTCCGCCAATGTCTCGTAGGCTTCCTTGGCCTCTTTAAACTTTACCTCGGCAGATGGGTTATCAGGATTGCGATCAGGATGGTATTTCATGGCCAATTTGCGATAAGCTTTTTTAAGCTCCTCGTCGCTGGCATTTTTACCAACCCCCAGCACTTCATAAAAATCACGTTTACCAGTTGCCACAACCCATTCCTTTTTCTTGGCCCAAAAGGCGAAGTCGGCACAAGGCCGACTCACCAATTTGCATCATTCTTTTTTAAGAATTACTTCTTCTCATCCACTTCCTTAAAGTCAGCATCGACCACTTCTGCATCATGATTGGCTTTCGCCTCACCAGCTGGATTAGCAGCGCCTGGGTTAGCCTTTGCTTGCTCAGCAGCATAGGCTTTCTCGCCAAGCTTCTGACTGGCCTTTGCCAATGCTTCCGTTTTGGACTCAATTGCTGCTTTATCACTTCCCTTGATGGCTTCCTCAAGCTCTTTCAGTGCCGATTCAATTGCACTCTTCTCAGAAGCATCGAGACTTGCGCCATGCTCATCGAGCGCTTTCTTTGTGGAGTGCGCTAAGGCATCGGCCGCATTTCGGACGGTGACCAGCTCAAGTAATTTACGATCTTCCTCAGCATTGGCTTCGGCGTCTTTCACCATCCGCTGAATCTCATCCTCAGAGAGACCTGAATTTGCCTTGATGGTGATCTTGTTCTCTTTGCCAGATGCTTTGTCTTTAGCAGTGACATGCAAGATTCCGTTGGCATCGATATCAAAGGTCACTTCAATTTGTGGCAAGCCACGGGGTGATGGCGGGATGCCTTCTAAATTAAATTCACCAAGCAATTTATTAGCACTAGCCATCTCACGCTCACCCTGGAAACACTTGATAGTCACTGCTGGCTGATTATCTTCAGCGGTGGAAAACACTTGAGCGTGCTTGGTCGGAATGGTCGTATTTTTGGGGATCATCTTGGTCATCACGCCACCCAAGGTCTCAATACCTAAGGACAACGGCGTGACATCAAGCAATAAGACATCCTTTCGATCACCAGACAATACCGACCCCTGGATCGCAGCACCAACCGCGACCGCCTCATCGGGGTTCACGTCTTTGCGCGGCTCCTTGCCAAAAATGGCTTTGACTTGCTCTTGCACCTTCGGCATACGCGTTTGGCCGCCGACTAAGATGACATCATCAATATCAGCTGCTGAAACCCCAGCATCCTTCATCGCCACTTGGCATGGACCCATAGTGCGAGCAATCAATTCTTCAACTAGAGACTCCAATTTAGAGCGAGTCAACTTTAAGTTCAAATGCTTGGGGCCACTTGCATCAGCGGTTACATAAGGCAAGTTGATTTCGGTTTGTTGGGAGGAAGACAGCTCAATCTTAGCTTTTTCAGCAGCATCCTTTAGGCGCTGCAATGCCAAGACATCTTTGCTCAAATCAACGCCCTGTTCTTTCTTGAACTCAGCAATGATCCAATCAATGATGCGTTGGTCAAAGTCTTCACCGCCTAAGAAAGTATCACCATTGGTAGATAACACTTCGAACTGTTTTTCTCCATCCACATTCGCGATTTCAATAATCGAAACGTCGAAGGTGCCACCACCTAAGTCGTAAACAGCAATCTTGCGATCGGATTTGTCTTGCTTATCCAATCCAAATGCCAGAGCAGCAGCGGTAGGCTCATTAATGATGCGCTTGACTTCCAGACCAGCAATTCGACCGGCATCTTTCGTGGCTTGACGCTGACTATCATTAAAGTAAGCAGGCACCGTGATCACGGCCTCGGTGACCTCTTCACCCAAATAATCTTCGGCAGTCTTTTTCATTTTGCGCAGAACTTCAGCCGATACTTGCTGAGGGGCAATTTTCTTATCGCGCACCGATACCCAGGCATCACCATTGTCTGCCGCGATGATGCTGTAAGGCATTAAACCAATATCTTTTTGCACTTCTGCGTCGGTAAATTTGCGACCGATTAAACGCTTAACCGCATAGATTGTATTTTTTGGATTGGTGACTGATTGTCGCTTAGCGGGCGCGCCAACCAATACCTCTCCGTCTTCCATATACGCAATGATGGAAGGAGTGGTTCTAGCACCCTCAGCGTTTTCAATGACTTTAGGGGCGTTGTTCTCTATAACTGCGACGCAGGAATTAGTTGTTCCTAGGTCAATTCCAATAATTTTTCCCATAATGGCTCCAAATGATGGTGAGGCGTTGTTTCGAATAATGACTAGATGGGGGCAACTTAGCTTATTTCAAGGGCTCTAAGTCCTTGAAATAATTGGCCCAAACTTATTTTGCTTGGCTAACCGTCACCAAAGCCGGCCTTAATACACGATCAGCGATCAAAAAGCCCCTTTGCAAGACCGAGACCACCGTATTGGGTTCTTGGTCAGATGGAACCATGGAGATTGCCTGATGCTGGTGGGGATCAAATTTAGCCCCAGGCTCAGGGTTAATCTCAACCAAACGGCCTTTTTCGAAGGCAGCAATGAGTTGCTTTAGGGTGATCTCAAGACCTTCCTTAAACGCTTTTGCATCGCCAGCCTCAGTGGCTAAGGCGGCGTATAAGCTATCGCTCACTGGAATCAAGTGCTCCGCAAAACTTTCAATAGCAAATTTATGGGCTTTTGCAATGTCTTCAGTAGCACGACGACGAATATTCTCACCCTCAGCTTTGGCACGTAAGAAGTTATCTTGCATTTCAGCAAGCTTCGTCTTGAGCTCTGCTAACTCCTCTTCGATACTCAGGGGAGGCTGTTCATTCACTTCGGATGTTGTGTTATCAGCCGCTTGCTGCTCAGATTTGTGATCACTCATAGTCGTTCCACCTTATTTTCTGCATTTTATATGGGGTCAGTGATCACCCATTTCAAGGGGAGTGGTTATCCAACAGTAATCGCGGCCTCTGCTGCTTGGGCACGCTGATTGCGAAGCTCCAAAACTACAGGGGACTCGAGCGCTGTTGACCAGCCATGCATATGCTCTAAAGCAATGGTGTGCAAAGCCGAAATGAAATTAGTATCGTCATTCAAGCATGGGATATAACGATACTCTTTGCCACCATGCTCATGAAAGATCTCTTGACCTTCCATAGCAATTTCTTCCAAAGTCTCTAAACAGTCAGCCGGGAAACCAGGGCAAACAATATCCATATGGGGGCAGCCTGCCTTTCCAAGCTCTTCAATCGTTAGGGCGGTATAAGGCTTTAACCATTCGGCACGCCCAAAACGCGACTGAAAGGTGACGTGATAATTAGACGGCTCTAATCCAAGAGCCTCTCCTAGTAAACGGCCCGATTTCAAACATTCGCAATGATAGGGATCGCCTTGCATCAAATTTCGTTTGGGTAAGCCATGAAACGACATGATAAGTTTGGCGCCCTTTGAAAATTCTGGTCGACCATGCTGCACCCAGTAGGCTTCAATCTGCTGACGTAGCGACTCAATGTAAGCGCCATGATCATGATAGTGCTTCACAATTCGAAGTTCGGGTTGATTGCGCCATGTTTTAAGGACCGAGAACACTTCATCAAAACTTGAGGCGCTCGTCGTCGCTGAATATTGAGGGTACAAAGGCAATACTAATAAACGCTCAACATTTGCATCTTGAAAACGTTTGAGGACTTCGGAAATAGATGGTTTACCGTAACGCATCGCCAGGTCCACGATCACATTGGAATCCTTGCCCGCAAAGCGATCCCGCAAACCCTGAGCCTGTGCTTGCGAGTAGACCAATAAAGGTGAGCCCTCTTTTAACCAGATCGAAGCATATTTCTTCGCTGAGGCGCCGCTGCGAATTGGCAAAATAATCCCGTGCAAAATGAACCACCAGATAATGCGCGGAATTTCAACGACCCGAGGGTCCGACAAAAATTGCTTTAAGTAGGTTTTCACCGCTGCGCGCGTGGGC is a window from the Polynucleobacter sp. HIN11 genome containing:
- a CDS encoding SirB1 family protein; protein product: MPTQQLDYFATLVAEDEHFPLTEACIAVAQHAFPDLDVQHTLDEIDQLGDRLKKRISADASAVQRLQQLKHFFYTELGFGPNPNDFYAPENSYLHHVLQSRRGIPISLAILMMELGNQIGLKIRGVSFPNHFMLRVSLPQGEIIMDPLTGASLSKHELQEMLDPYLEAKGYVGELQLPLNVFLRVSSCREIISRFLRNLKLIYTEHERWERLLGVQQRLVILLPDAVEEIRDRGLIYAQLEYLRPAIDDMQQYLTEVPNASDADEIREHIATLEHQVRQH
- the miaA gene encoding tRNA (adenosine(37)-N6)-dimethylallyltransferase MiaA, whose product is MSAKVLSIVGPTGVGKSNLALELARQCRQQHLNIEIISMDSALVYRGMDIGTAKPTAAEQAEVTHHLIDIRDPSESYSAAHFASDAKQLIEEIQARGHIPLIVGGTMLYWRAWVYGFSKLPPADPQTRKQLDDEAAVLGWPGMHAKLAQIDPVTASRLQPNDSQRIQRALEVYALTGQPISQLFEESPSATGRDSELSEHAVEVISLEPSNRQSLHTRLEERFDQMLENNFMDEVRSLFERGDLHTNLPAIRSVGYRQVWEYLEGKVDYSTMKQKAYAATRQLSKRQMTWLRAMQRHTFDPLNPAELQAAKSMAMVTLQRSFK
- the purM gene encoding phosphoribosylformylglycinamidine cyclo-ligase, which translates into the protein MTNPSKSPGLSYRDAGVDIDAGDALVDRIKPLARKTMRDGVLAGIGGFGALFEVPKRYKEPILVSGTDGVGTKLKLAFEWNAHETIGQDLVAMSVNDILVQGAESLFFLDYFACGKLSVDTAATVIAGIAKGCELAGCALIGGETAEMPGMYPPGEYDLAGFAVGVVEKSKIIDGSSIRPGDAIIGIASSGAHSNGYSLIRKIIERAGAKPSETIEGKTLQELVMAPTQIYVKQLLNVMSQHPLKGLAHITGGGLVDNIPRVLPENTQAVLRRDSWSLPPLFRWLQMKGGVADAEMVRVFNCGIGMVVVVEQQEAKAVIASIEQQGLNAWLLGDIAQRPEGAPQTILI
- a CDS encoding AI-2E family transporter, with translation MAEIFTPFLFAFILAYILRPLVLRLQNLGLGKTLASSIGMLFGLGVFLIILLLLINLLRYEIPLIKAQLPIWLQSLQTWLGPKLLSLNIEIDWLALRDAITQKLTAHFSANANQILSTSFETILASGSSVLGGLVNIVLILFVLFYLLIDWKHFFELLKQLLPIRYQDTAVRLALETDLLLSQYLRGQMLVILIMAVFYSAGLSLTGMHGALGLGVFTALVIVIPYIGIALGLILAILSVILQFGLGPELVIVLVVFGIGQVLEGFFLTPRLVGERIGLHPVAVLFALLIFAKLFGFFGVLLALPASAVVLVLIRFAWSQYAQSTWYQK
- the hda gene encoding DnaA regulatory inactivator Hda, which codes for MAPSALPRQFALDINQAPKPSLHNFLPNGNEALIDALNQSIARWNSPAKTASHSIEGRWFYWWGSAGAGCSHLLSAIANQAQTLGMGSIRLLPNDPSTWVDAEQKLSAAVNPAPIIMTVDDVDQLDTHQQASLFRLLNLVHASPHSFVYLSGHVPPAQLTLREDLRTRLGWGLIFEVHPLSDSEKIEALSRAAKERGLILSNEVLPWLIHHFYRDMPSLMALLDALDAYSLETKRAITLPLVRELLQISGHTP
- a CDS encoding histidinol-phosphatase, translating into MTRLALFDLDHTLLPFDSDYEWGQFLVRLGVVDGEQYAKANDQFYADYKIGKLDIDAFLRFALKPLADNPRTQLEGWHRAFMQEKIDGRLHPQAMRLVQQHLDAGDLCCVVTATNSFVTRPIVNAFGIEHLVATEPATENNQPGANFTGGIVGVPSFKEGKITRVNDWLAGLGLRLESIEQSFFYSDSMNDLPLLEKVTNPVATNPDARLRAEAEKRNWPILELFH